The proteins below come from a single Acidobacteriota bacterium genomic window:
- a CDS encoding formimidoylglutamase has protein sequence MSDIFDLTTRPSENVFFHKGDKNDPRLGEVVQSEPHHYGAADIVILGCPQDEGVRRNGGRVGAAAAPDAIRTQFYRLTPFNIKKKIFDLGNVKIRPSLEDTHFTQKEIVAQILRDGKRLIVLGGGNDISYPDGVAMAEVFGPEWWIGVNIDAHLDVRIANERNNGTQFRQLLDEGHLKPTYFYEAGYQTHLTSPVYYEYIRDLGVHRISLEVLRSRAEADLELKEQIRAKFIGHSSSLNTFFGFDMDVVRMADAPGTSAPSPLGLRAGEFIQLVKYAASLANTKIIEFSEVNPIYDVDDRTTKLVAIGMHRFCSGVA, from the coding sequence ATGAGCGATATATTTGACCTGACAACGCGGCCATCTGAGAACGTGTTTTTTCACAAAGGAGATAAGAACGATCCCCGGTTGGGAGAGGTCGTTCAAAGCGAACCGCATCATTACGGAGCGGCCGATATCGTGATCCTCGGCTGCCCTCAGGATGAAGGCGTTCGGCGAAACGGCGGGCGGGTTGGTGCTGCTGCCGCACCGGATGCGATCCGTACGCAATTTTATAGGCTCACGCCTTTCAACATAAAGAAAAAGATCTTTGATCTGGGTAATGTGAAGATAAGACCTTCCTTAGAAGATACCCATTTCACGCAAAAAGAAATTGTTGCTCAGATCCTTCGGGACGGGAAAAGGTTGATCGTACTCGGCGGCGGCAACGATATTTCTTATCCGGACGGAGTTGCAATGGCCGAAGTTTTTGGCCCGGAATGGTGGATCGGAGTTAATATTGATGCCCATCTAGATGTCAGGATCGCGAACGAGAGAAATAATGGGACGCAATTTAGGCAGCTTCTTGATGAAGGGCATCTCAAACCAACTTATTTTTATGAGGCGGGATATCAAACGCACCTGACATCGCCCGTTTACTACGAATACATCCGTGACCTTGGCGTCCACAGGATCAGTCTTGAGGTCCTGCGTTCACGTGCCGAGGCTGATCTCGAATTAAAAGAACAGATCCGTGCGAAATTCATCGGCCACAGCTCAAGTTTGAATACTTTTTTCGGTTTTGACATGGATGTCGTTCGAATGGCTGACGCGCCGGGGACATCCGCTCCGTCGCCACTAGGTCTTCGAGCCGGAGAATTTATTCAGCTGGTCAAATATGCCGCTTCGCTCGCCAATACTAAGATCATAGAGTTTAGCGAGGTCAATCCGATATACGATGTCGATGATCGGACGACGAAGCTTGTGGCGATCGGTATGCATCGCTTTTGTAGCGGAGTTGCGTAA
- a CDS encoding tetratricopeptide repeat protein, with translation MERDNQPEKAIEIVKEIVAIDPQDFIAWAKLGSLYAALNSLTEAETSFKHALSVRKDYVPAMLNIGILRAVQNQHAAAVEVFEHAVAADPTFARSYRLLGEAYFQVRRGSDGLSALDEALRIDPQGMAECHLLKARLYDLAGAKDLASAEYKAFLAKVQDHPDKKQFERYIKDHGTIK, from the coding sequence ATGGAACGGGACAATCAGCCGGAAAAAGCGATCGAGATCGTCAAGGAGATCGTCGCCATCGACCCTCAGGATTTCATTGCCTGGGCGAAACTCGGTTCGCTCTATGCCGCTCTGAACTCGCTCACCGAAGCCGAAACCTCTTTCAAACACGCGCTTTCCGTTCGAAAGGATTACGTACCCGCGATGCTGAATATAGGTATCCTGCGCGCCGTACAGAACCAACACGCTGCAGCGGTCGAAGTGTTCGAACACGCCGTCGCGGCCGACCCGACATTTGCACGCAGTTATCGTCTGCTCGGCGAGGCCTATTTCCAAGTCCGCCGCGGTTCCGACGGCCTCTCCGCTCTTGACGAGGCACTGAGGATCGACCCGCAAGGCATGGCCGAATGCCACCTGCTTAAGGCCAGGCTCTACGACCTCGCCGGTGCAAAGGATCTTGCATCCGCGGAATATAAGGCCTTTCTTGCGAAGGTCCAGGATCATCCGGACAAGAAGCAATTTGAAAGATATATAAAAGATCACGGTACGATCAAATAG
- a CDS encoding class I SAM-dependent methyltransferase, with protein sequence MQEGKSPTPERIWQMITGFQMTAAMKAAIELGVFTKIADGKTSTSSIARACGAAERGIRILCDTLTVLGFLIKNGSEYSLADDAAFFLVQHSPAYMGNMTDFILSPQQKAGFDDLTAAVRNGGAVPQYNASLDPESPMWATFARSMTGMMMPSAQKMAADLGYPKDAAIKVLDIAAGHGMFGITVAQHYPNAQIHALDWKVVLAVAQENAEKFGVADRYHKIEGSAFDADLGSDYDVILNTNFLHHFDPPTCEAFLKRAFAALSPDGQLLTLEFVPNDDRVSPPGEALFSLVMLAATPAGDAYTFAELQQMLENAGFSQNEHRPMQGMPQHWIMSRK encoded by the coding sequence ATGCAAGAAGGCAAATCCCCAACACCAGAACGGATCTGGCAAATGATCACCGGCTTTCAGATGACCGCAGCAATGAAAGCCGCTATAGAACTTGGCGTTTTCACTAAGATCGCCGATGGAAAAACGAGCACGAGTTCGATCGCCAGAGCGTGCGGCGCCGCGGAACGCGGTATAAGAATTCTCTGCGATACGCTGACAGTACTCGGCTTTCTTATCAAAAATGGCAGTGAGTATTCCCTTGCTGATGACGCTGCTTTTTTTCTCGTTCAGCATTCGCCCGCGTACATGGGCAATATGACGGATTTCATCCTGTCGCCGCAGCAAAAGGCCGGTTTCGACGACCTCACCGCTGCGGTTCGCAATGGTGGAGCTGTTCCGCAGTACAACGCTTCGCTCGACCCCGAAAGCCCGATGTGGGCAACGTTTGCCCGGAGCATGACGGGCATGATGATGCCTTCGGCTCAAAAGATGGCGGCGGACCTCGGCTATCCAAAAGATGCCGCGATCAAAGTCCTCGACATTGCCGCGGGCCACGGAATGTTCGGTATTACCGTCGCTCAACACTATCCGAACGCCCAGATCCATGCTCTCGATTGGAAGGTCGTTCTTGCTGTAGCCCAAGAGAATGCCGAAAAATTCGGGGTTGCGGATCGCTATCACAAGATCGAGGGCAGTGCGTTCGATGCCGACCTCGGTTCTGACTACGATGTCATTCTCAATACAAACTTTCTCCATCATTTCGATCCACCTACGTGCGAAGCGTTTCTCAAGCGTGCTTTTGCAGCTCTCAGCCCGGACGGCCAGTTGCTTACATTAGAATTCGTCCCAAATGACGACCGCGTGTCGCCTCCGGGCGAAGCTCTTTTCTCGCTCGTGATGCTCGCCGCGACTCCGGCAGGCGATGCGTACACTTTTGCCGAACTGCAGCAAATGCTTGAGAATGCGGGCTTTTCGCAAAATGAACATCGCCCAATGCAAGGAATGCCGCAGCACTGGATCATGTCCAGGAAATAG
- a CDS encoding AAA family ATPase, which yields MRDSMFETGDQDYGSIIGWDPHKEMIEKIIAEDRKKFPKAFAPEPQMLFVQSAREHMKNSIKWAPMKQLFGPLWLAEEVAVLFSTPGVGKTALAVQIAESLARGVPIAPFNNPLPGCGIRPQRVLYIDFELTRPQFTRRYSIETEDGRKTRDHYRFSPNLLRAELFWDGKLIDGYDDFTDMLFTDIENKITEHRADVLICDNITFLSQSSTANASVAFRLMNRFQQLKKSNFISILVVAHTPKRREHMPLTERDLQGSIDITKVADSVFALGKSSLAPDLRYIKQIKSRNGPVKYESDNILVYRLAKFDLAAGRATRARAVRAENFFGYSFISEDDEQAHLPAPFRPLPPKRRPKLDQRRIKYAKLLAKQGLSTAAIGQRLGVSKPTAHRYVANGSQNAGLT from the coding sequence ATGAGAGATTCGATGTTTGAGACGGGTGACCAAGATTATGGTTCGATCATCGGTTGGGATCCGCATAAAGAAATGATCGAGAAGATAATTGCTGAGGACCGGAAAAAGTTCCCAAAAGCGTTCGCTCCGGAGCCGCAGATGCTGTTTGTGCAATCGGCTCGGGAGCATATGAAGAATTCGATCAAGTGGGCTCCGATGAAACAACTGTTTGGTCCGCTGTGGCTGGCTGAGGAGGTAGCGGTGTTGTTTTCCACTCCGGGTGTAGGCAAAACGGCACTGGCAGTGCAGATCGCGGAATCTCTGGCTCGCGGAGTTCCGATCGCACCTTTTAATAACCCTTTGCCGGGATGCGGGATCCGGCCGCAGAGGGTTTTGTACATTGATTTTGAATTGACGCGGCCGCAATTTACCCGGCGTTACTCAATTGAGACGGAAGACGGGCGTAAAACCAGGGATCATTATCGATTCTCGCCCAATCTCCTTCGGGCGGAGTTGTTTTGGGACGGCAAATTGATCGACGGATACGACGATTTTACCGACATGCTGTTCACCGACATCGAGAATAAGATCACAGAGCATAGGGCGGACGTGCTCATCTGCGACAACATCACATTCCTAAGTCAAAGCTCGACCGCGAACGCGAGCGTTGCGTTTCGTCTTATGAACCGCTTTCAGCAGTTGAAAAAGTCAAACTTTATCTCGATCCTGGTCGTCGCACACACCCCGAAACGGCGCGAGCACATGCCTCTTACCGAACGCGACCTGCAAGGCTCGATCGATATCACGAAGGTCGCCGATTCCGTCTTCGCCCTTGGAAAAAGCTCTCTCGCCCCAGACCTGCGTTACATCAAGCAGATCAAATCCCGAAACGGCCCGGTCAAATACGAAAGCGATAATATCCTGGTCTACCGTCTCGCTAAATTCGACCTTGCTGCTGGTAGAGCGACCCGAGCGCGAGCTGTCCGGGCAGAGAACTTTTTTGGATACTCCTTTATCAGCGAGGACGACGAACAAGCGCATCTGCCCGCGCCTTTCCGCCCGCTGCCGCCAAAACGTCGCCCTAAACTAGATCAAAGGCGGATCAAATACGCCAAACTGCTCGCTAAACAGGGACTTAGCACCGCCGCGATCGGACAACGCCTGGGAGTTTCCAAGCCGACCGCCCACCGGTACGTTGCGAATGGAAGTCAAAATGCCGGTCTCACTTAG
- a CDS encoding translation initiation factor IF-3, producing the protein MARRFGGNRFKPRFREPLHRTNERIRVPSVRVVTEDGETLGVMDTRDAIQEARNRGIDLVEIAPNGKPPVCKLIDYGKFLYEQKKRAHEAKKKQVTVQVKEIKFRPGTDDHDYNYRMEHAKQWLGEGDKVRAAIAFRGREMTHRELGAKILKKLTLDLAELADVEVFPKMEGYQMFTIFNPKKAKVADAKKVSTTDSIEADDVAPKIKKAPKEQKVKAPKPEPKDDDEIF; encoded by the coding sequence ATCGCTAGAAGATTTGGTGGAAATAGATTTAAGCCGCGTTTTCGTGAGCCGCTTCATCGCACGAACGAACGTATCAGAGTCCCGTCAGTACGAGTTGTTACTGAGGACGGCGAAACCTTGGGTGTGATGGACACGCGCGATGCGATCCAGGAAGCGAGAAATCGGGGCATCGACCTCGTCGAGATCGCTCCGAACGGAAAGCCGCCCGTTTGCAAACTCATTGATTACGGTAAGTTTCTTTACGAACAAAAGAAGCGTGCCCACGAAGCGAAAAAGAAACAGGTCACCGTACAGGTCAAGGAGATCAAGTTTCGGCCGGGGACGGACGATCACGATTACAACTATCGCATGGAACACGCCAAGCAGTGGCTCGGCGAGGGTGACAAGGTTAGGGCCGCGATCGCCTTTCGCGGCCGCGAAATGACGCACCGGGAACTCGGGGCAAAGATCCTGAAGAAATTGACTTTGGATCTTGCGGAATTAGCGGACGTCGAAGTTTTTCCAAAGATGGAAGGTTACCAGATGTTCACCATCTTTAACCCGAAAAAGGCAAAGGTTGCTGATGCCAAGAAAGTTTCTACGACCGATTCGATAGAAGCTGATGATGTCGCACCAAAGATTAAGAAGGCACCGAAAGAGCAAAAGGTGAAGGCACCGAAACCGGAGCCAAAGGACGACGACGAAATATTTTAA